A genomic stretch from Halobellus sp. LT62 includes:
- a CDS encoding FxsA family protein, whose protein sequence is MRTRWVIAILLAIPLADTLLLLPVAQAIGFVPTVLLVILTGLLGMLLVRAEGRHTLAKIQRKAATGEAPTNELLDGGLLIAAGAFLLTPGIVTDVLGFALALPVTRYPIRELLKRYVVRPYLDRQTGGFVTGNVWVGGFPNDGDDVVNLDPEEYGRSGDDNT, encoded by the coding sequence ATGCGAACGCGCTGGGTCATCGCCATTCTGCTCGCGATCCCGCTCGCCGACACGTTGCTGTTGCTGCCGGTCGCGCAGGCGATCGGCTTCGTGCCGACTGTCCTCCTCGTCATCCTCACCGGACTGCTCGGGATGCTCCTCGTCCGCGCGGAGGGCCGACACACGCTGGCGAAGATCCAGCGGAAGGCCGCGACGGGCGAGGCTCCGACGAACGAACTGCTCGACGGTGGCCTGTTGATCGCCGCCGGAGCGTTCCTCCTGACACCCGGAATCGTCACCGACGTCCTCGGATTCGCGCTCGCGCTGCCGGTGACCCGATATCCGATTCGGGAACTGCTGAAGCGCTACGTCGTCCGCCCCTATCTGGACCGCCAGACCGGCGGCTTCGTCACCGGCAACGTGTGGGTCGGTGGCTTCCCGAACGACGGCGACGACGTGGTCAATCTTGACCCCGAAGAGTACGGTCGCTCCGGCGACGACAATACCTGA
- a CDS encoding DEAD/DEAH box helicase: MSTYEAAAQLDFFNQCLDELVVELVRDDLDVRSHGFGLDEFAETPVRSVDEEEVNKCAWIASVLASSGNEDHRRKALAFGVLSYIRSTKNDVNEAQEEAYRRYLYIILARLGNLPAFNNIDATETELTFEQQLVRSVDSVLGAELVSTRDEYELESGPILSKFQNDIYKHLIAGRNVAISGPTSSGKSFILQQYIEKKVSEEEQFQAIYVVPTRALISEVSRDLSQLEGVTVRPGMYFDQTDENATEDIEKDLFLVVTPERCRRIVDPDIRTEIEPDLVFFDEVQNIEDDERGVLFEGVVELLNQYYPDSQIVAAGPYLDNPGETLEALTNNEVAEVQSAFTPVLQLKVSLQFRPGRNTDISAKVHSPSGEIRRIDIPEPEDLSYTQVDTNKTESLPTILEEFAKNSKTLVYSGKKNYAEKRAKRIANSKEKQPLSPDLEELKSFLTKAIHKDYSLIECLERGVAFHHGNVPKFAREEIEEIYSETGDLHTIVTTPTLMQGVNLPAEKIFLVGAKKGSEDLSDFEFNNLIGRVGRVDTKLYGAIYCIETQNDEWADEKLSGAGEKEVEPATNQAVSKVEELISAIESKDLTSVEDIGVKYTAILLRGRYLKEDKSVRSFLENKGMQDENIKKIQSSLEEVLEEVNLPNKYLRKNPTVDPVKLDQLYHLVDNNVGDWIIENRYQNLYSNLLSVTRNLNRVFKFSRDKEYDITPENIETECPVLEPIVVNATQWLEGSSYGDLIESRRNHKSTPDDESIDRSIRETMSIVDQDICFRLVKYFGILITILEDIKEDETPSWMLQLDSMLEMGSMNIAELKLMSAGVDRSVAVDLQIPLDVEEPQDFLRSNPNFVPSFHKKHLEKQDIL, encoded by the coding sequence ATGTCAACGTATGAGGCTGCTGCTCAATTAGATTTCTTTAATCAGTGTCTAGATGAGCTAGTTGTCGAGCTGGTACGAGATGATCTGGACGTACGTAGTCACGGATTTGGGCTGGATGAATTTGCTGAAACTCCAGTTAGATCTGTTGACGAAGAAGAAGTGAATAAATGCGCTTGGATCGCTTCAGTATTAGCTTCTAGCGGAAACGAGGACCACCGGAGAAAGGCACTTGCTTTTGGTGTTCTGAGTTATATTCGATCAACAAAAAATGACGTCAATGAGGCTCAAGAGGAGGCATATAGAAGGTATCTGTATATAATATTAGCAAGGTTAGGTAACTTACCCGCATTCAATAACATAGATGCTACAGAAACTGAGCTTACTTTTGAACAACAACTTGTTAGGTCAGTTGACTCTGTTCTCGGTGCAGAGTTAGTGAGTACGCGAGATGAGTATGAACTTGAATCAGGACCTATCCTTTCAAAATTTCAAAATGATATATATAAGCATTTGATTGCAGGTCGTAATGTTGCGATTTCTGGCCCAACGTCCTCTGGTAAGTCGTTTATTCTACAGCAATATATTGAGAAAAAAGTTAGTGAAGAAGAACAATTCCAAGCGATCTATGTAGTTCCAACGAGAGCATTAATTTCCGAAGTCAGTCGAGATCTTTCCCAGTTAGAGGGGGTGACAGTTAGACCGGGAATGTACTTTGATCAAACCGATGAAAATGCTACGGAAGATATTGAAAAAGATCTATTCCTTGTCGTGACACCAGAGAGGTGCCGGAGAATCGTGGATCCAGATATCCGTACTGAAATTGAGCCAGATTTAGTCTTTTTCGACGAAGTACAAAACATAGAGGACGATGAGCGAGGAGTGCTATTCGAGGGAGTAGTCGAACTGTTGAATCAGTATTATCCAGATTCCCAGATTGTCGCTGCTGGTCCTTATCTAGATAACCCAGGAGAAACATTAGAAGCGCTCACGAATAACGAGGTGGCAGAAGTTCAGAGCGCATTCACACCAGTATTGCAACTGAAAGTTAGTCTTCAGTTTAGGCCTGGACGCAATACAGACATTTCTGCGAAAGTTCACTCACCTTCTGGTGAAATTCGTCGAATTGATATTCCAGAACCAGAAGATCTGAGTTATACCCAGGTGGATACAAATAAGACAGAATCACTTCCAACGATTCTTGAGGAATTCGCCAAGAACAGCAAAACATTGGTATATTCTGGAAAGAAGAACTACGCTGAAAAGCGTGCAAAGCGTATAGCGAATTCGAAGGAAAAGCAACCACTATCTCCGGATTTAGAAGAGCTGAAATCTTTCTTAACCAAAGCGATTCACAAGGACTATTCGTTAATCGAATGTCTTGAGAGGGGAGTTGCATTTCATCACGGAAATGTTCCCAAGTTTGCCCGTGAAGAAATCGAGGAGATCTACAGCGAGACAGGAGATCTACATACAATTGTTACTACACCAACATTGATGCAGGGTGTGAACCTTCCCGCTGAAAAGATCTTTTTGGTCGGAGCTAAGAAAGGGAGTGAAGATCTATCGGATTTCGAGTTCAATAACCTAATTGGGCGAGTTGGTAGAGTCGATACCAAACTCTACGGGGCCATTTACTGCATCGAAACGCAAAATGATGAATGGGCAGATGAAAAGCTGTCTGGAGCTGGTGAAAAAGAAGTTGAACCAGCCACAAATCAAGCAGTTAGCAAGGTAGAAGAGTTAATTTCAGCAATTGAATCAAAAGATCTGACTTCGGTCGAAGACATTGGGGTCAAGTACACAGCCATTCTCTTGCGGGGAAGATATCTCAAAGAGGACAAATCTGTGAGGTCTTTCTTAGAGAATAAAGGTATGCAAGATGAGAACATTAAGAAAATCCAATCATCACTTGAGGAGGTACTGGAAGAAGTCAACCTCCCTAACAAGTATCTAAGAAAGAATCCAACTGTTGATCCAGTAAAACTTGATCAACTATATCACTTGGTTGATAATAATGTAGGAGATTGGATTATTGAAAACCGCTACCAGAATCTATATTCCAACTTGCTAAGTGTTACAAGGAATCTGAATCGGGTGTTCAAATTCTCAAGGGATAAAGAGTATGATATAACACCAGAAAATATTGAAACAGAATGTCCAGTACTAGAACCAATAGTCGTCAATGCAACTCAATGGCTTGAGGGTAGCTCTTATGGAGATCTGATCGAAAGCAGACGTAATCATAAATCAACTCCGGATGATGAATCCATAGACCGATCTATTCGAGAAACAATGAGTATAGTAGATCAAGATATTTGCTTTAGATTGGTGAAGTACTTCGGGATTTTAATTACTATTTTGGAAGATATAAAGGAAGACGAAACACCAAGCTGGATGCTCCAACTGGATAGTATGCTTGAGATGGGATCTATGAATATTGCAGAGCTTAAATTAATGTCCGCAGGGGTCGATCGATCAGTGGCAGTTGACCTCCAAATTCCACTGGATGTTGAGGAGCCTCAAGACTTTCTTAGGTCTAATCCAAACTTTGTGCCGTCATTTCATAAAAAGCATCTTGAGAAACAGGATATCCTATAA
- a CDS encoding HamA C-terminal domain-containing protein: protein MSEAIEFSWSRHTVIDDSELLKYIYEVESWEGGTLKVDSYCIKPSAGTLNQSGFIQFLRNQLPRFVFSQSERDDRDWPGWDAPEFISEKEDDDNVGIVGELILFVLVDAILNMPMVCHKVSLKQDPVQAVKGSDGLFFGEFRGKDALAFGEAKFKTQRSTAITEAIEDTERFHGPEGHSKKGFELDVASRTLSEDLNEEEVRRIAETLSPETTQHREIHPVFIGYEDDNLAEFQMECDDEEELIERIATRVSDSDLKAYVKEKIEEEHPEMQKYWMIFFLFPIEDTTNFKSEWQNAVFNSPGGN, encoded by the coding sequence GGTCGAGACACACGGTGATTGACGACAGTGAACTTCTGAAATATATTTATGAAGTTGAATCTTGGGAGGGTGGCACGCTGAAAGTTGATTCATATTGTATCAAGCCATCAGCTGGTACTTTGAACCAAAGTGGATTCATCCAATTCTTAAGAAATCAACTGCCTCGGTTCGTATTCTCACAATCAGAAAGGGATGATAGAGACTGGCCAGGGTGGGATGCTCCTGAGTTCATAAGCGAAAAAGAAGATGATGACAATGTCGGAATCGTCGGTGAATTAATTCTGTTCGTACTGGTCGATGCAATATTGAATATGCCTATGGTCTGCCACAAAGTCTCATTAAAACAAGATCCGGTACAAGCAGTCAAGGGATCAGATGGACTATTTTTTGGGGAATTTCGAGGAAAAGACGCCCTCGCATTTGGTGAGGCAAAGTTCAAGACACAACGGTCTACAGCGATTACAGAAGCAATTGAGGATACGGAACGGTTTCACGGCCCTGAAGGACACAGTAAGAAGGGATTCGAACTTGACGTTGCTTCAAGGACTCTAAGTGAGGATTTGAATGAAGAAGAAGTACGGCGGATAGCAGAAACACTTTCACCAGAGACTACACAACATCGGGAAATACATCCGGTATTTATTGGATATGAAGATGATAATTTGGCGGAATTTCAAATGGAGTGTGATGATGAGGAGGAGTTGATAGAACGCATCGCTACCCGTGTTTCTGATTCTGATCTAAAAGCATATGTGAAAGAAAAAATTGAGGAAGAACATCCGGAAATGCAGAAATATTGGATGATTTTCTTTTTGTTCCCTATAGAGGACACGACTAATTTCAAATCTGAATGGCAAAATGCTGTGTTCAATAGTCCAGGAGGTAACTAA